Genomic segment of Streptosporangium sp. NBC_01755:
CAGGGCCATCACGATGTGGTCCGCCAGCAGGCCCTGGATCGTGGGCCAGTTGCGCCCGATCCAGTCCCAGCGGACCAGGGGTTCCTCACTCACCCGCGTCCCCCGTGCCTCCCGCGCCCGCACCGGTACTCCCCGCGCCCCCTGCGGACCCGCCGGAACCTCCCACGTTCCCGACGGACCCGCCGACGCTTCCTGCCACCTCGGCCAGCGCCTCGTCCAGGGCCTCGCGGGTGGCGACGCCCACGGCCCTGCCCTCGCCGTCCACCGCGATGGCGTTGCCCGAGGGCGACAGCAGCGTCGCGTCCAGCGCGCCGCGCAGCGAGTCGCGCCCGCTGACGAACGTCCCGTACGGCGCGAGCTCCACGTCGGCGGGGATACCGCCGGACTCGGGCAGGTCCCTGGCCGCGATCCAGCCCAGCGGCCGGTTCCCCGCGTCCAGCACGGCCAGCCACGGCTCTCCCCCGGCACGCGCCGAGGCCGACGCGGCGTCGGTGGAGACCGGGACGAGCAGGTCGGTGCGGAGCCGTATCCCCTCGGCCGAGACGAACGACAGCCGCCGGATGCCCCGGTCGCGGCCGAGGAACTCGCGGACGAAGTCGTCGGCGGGCCTGGCCAGCAGCGTCGCGGGGTCGTCGAGCTGGGCCAGGCGGCCCCCGACGCGGAGGACGGCCACCCGGTCGCCGAGCTTGACCGCCTCGTCGATGTCGTGGGTGACGAACACGATGGTCTTGTTCAGCTCGGCCTGGAGCCGCAGCAGCTCCTCCTGCAGGCTGGTCCGGACGATCGGGTCGACCGCGCTGAACGGCTCGTCCATCAGCAGCACGGGCGGGTCGGCGGCGAGCGCGCGGGCCACGCCGACGCGCTGCTGCTGGCCGCCGGAGAGCTGGAAGGGGTAGCGGTCGGCCATCTTCAGGTCGAGTCCGACCCGCTCCAGCAGTTCCATCGCCCGGTCGCGGGCCTTCTTCTTTTCCCAGCCGAGCAGCAGGGGAACCGTCGCCACATTGTCGACGATCTTGCGGTGCGGAAAGAGCCCGGCCTGCTGGATGACGTAGCCGATGCCCCGGCGTAGCGTCGGCGGGTCTATGGTCTTGACATCGACGCCGTCCAGGAGGATCCGGCCCTCCGTGGCGTCGATCATTCTGTTGATCATGCGGAGGGATGTCGTCTTGCCACACCCCGAGGGTCCGACGAAGACGGTGATCTCCCCGGTGGGCACCTCAAGGCTCAGGTTGTCCACCGCTACGGTGCCGTCGGCGTAGCGCTTGGTGACACCGTTGAATGTGATCATGCGCAACCTCGTGTTTTCACCGGGTTACGGCCTCCCTGCCCCAGCCGCCCCCCTAATCTGGCCCAAGTCAGCCTATGCCCCACTTCTCCGATCTGTCTTCCCGGATTTGTCCGGTAGATCGACATGTGTATTTCTCACGAAAAGGGCATTCGGTAGTGCGGGAGGTGCCCATGACTTGACATGATTACCCACATTGCTGGAGTTAATCCCTCTGGCCCCGTACGTCACAGGCTTCACAGGCTTCACAGGCTTCACAGGCTTCACAGGCTTCACAGGCTTCACAGGCTTCACAGGCTTCACAGCCACCCCACTCTTCACCACGCTCGACGAACCACCAGAGGAACCGGTCTCGTGACCCAACCGCTCCTCGGTCAACGCTCGCGCGACGAACTGGTCGCCGAGCTCTACGACCGCCACGCAGCAGGGCTGTACGCCTACTCCCACGACCAGCTGGGCGACGCGGACTCGGCCTTCGACGTCCTGGTGACCGTTCTGTCCAGCGTCACGGACACCCACCCCCCGCGCGCCGCGCTGTACGCGCTCGCCCGTCGCGAGATCTCCCTGCGCGACATCATCTACTCGCCCCCCGTCACCAGCCTGGATCCCGTCCCCACCCTCATCGAGCGCGTCCTGAGCGAGCTGCGCACCCACCAGCGTGAGGTGCTGTACCTGTCGGGCGTGTGTGAGATGAACGCCGCCGAGCTGTCCTGGGTGCTCGATGTGGCCGTCGACACCGCCGACGAGCTGACGGTGAGCGCCTGCCGCAGGTTCGCCCAGTCGCTGGGCTCCGCCCTGGCCTCGGCCCGGATCCCCGCGCACCTGGCGGAGGTGTTCGGCGCCCTCGCCGTCGCCCCGGTCCGTGACGTGCTCATCCTCGCCCCCTGGGTCACTCCTCCCTCCGGGCTGCGCGCCGCCGTGCTCGGACCGCGGGCACCGGTCGTTCCCATCGCCAGGCGGTCAACATCCCCGCTGGTCAGGCAGCTGTGGCCGACGTCGCCCGGATGGCCGCCGCCGTCCACGGAAAACGGCGCCCCAACCGGCGCCTCGGCGTTTCCCGCGCCGGACCACATGGCGGACGACCGCTTCCCCGACCCCTTCGCGCCGAGGGACCCCGACACGGTCTCCACCCACGAGGCCAGCACCGAGCCGATGCCCAAGCTCGGCAACTCGGTGCTCACCGCCCTGGACACCGCGACCCTGCGGCCTCGCCGCCGGCTCCAGCGCCCCAAACCGCGCCGGGCCATGCCGATGTCGGCCCCCATCCCCGGGGACGTGCTGGACGACGCCCCCGTACGGGAGAGCCTGTTCAGCCCGCTCAGCCCTGAGGAACGGGCGACCCGCATCCACACCGACAGGCTCGTTGCCGCCGCGCCCCGCCCCGAGGCCGCACCCGTCGATGCCTCGCCCGTCGATCCCTCGCCCGTCGATCCCTCGCCCGTCGATCTCGCACCCGTCGAGACGCCCGGGGCTCTGTCCGCCGATGCCCCTCACCCGCCCTTCGCGGGCGCCCCGGTTCCCGGACAGTACGGGGACGTGCTGGGGGATGTACTGGACGATGTGCCCGCCGCGCACCCGCACCCCACCGCGCACCCCGCCGAGCACCCGCTCCCCGGCTGGCCCCTGCAGACCGACCAGCTCGACGCCCTCTCCGACGCCGAGCGCCACCGGCCTCTCTTCCCCGTCAGGGCCGCACGGGTGGAGACCCCTGACAGCGGCACCGGTCGCGTGCAACCGCCGATGCCCACCTGGGCCACACAGGCACAGACCGCCGACCCCGAAACCGGTCGTGTACAACCGCCGATGCCCACCTGGGCCACATCGGCGGCCGACCCCGTTCAGCCTCCCGCGGTCAACTGGTTCGCGGACGCCGCCCCCTCCGGCACCGAAACCGGCACCGAAACCGGCACCGGGACCGGGACCGGGACCGGGACCGGCACTGGAAGCGCCCCCCAGACCACCGACGAGACCCCGGACGAGACTCCGGATGAGACTCCGGATGAGACCTCGACGGCCCTCCCCAACTGGTCTCCGCGGCCGGACCATCTCAGCACCTCGGCGGGCCGTGCCCAGCTGCGCCTGCCCAGCTGGATCATGCGGGTCGACGAACCGGGTGACGCCCCGCTCCACACCGTGCCCCCGAACTACACCGCTCCTCCGGACCACACCCCGGCGTCGCACTACGCGCAGTGGAGCGAGCCGGCGACCGCGCCGGGAAGCGATTCGGGTGCGGAGCCGGCGGGGACCGACGAGGCCGGGACGGCGTGGGCGCCGGAGAGCGGACTCGACCTTTCCGGACGGACCGGATCCCGCAGGCGCGCGGGCCGCCGGGCGGCACGCAGTCACAAGGTGCCGGCGAAGGTCTCCCACCACGACTGGGCCTGGGAAGTGATCGGCTTCATCATCGCGGTGGCGATCGCCATGATCGTCTTCTTCGCGGTACCGATGATCACGACCCCCTAGTTCCTCTTCCGGCCCTTCGAGCACCCGATCTCCGCGGGTAGTCGACGGGCCGGACGGGAATCCCGCTGCCGTTCCCCTGATCTTCGCGGAACAGCGGACGGGAGGCGGACGGGAAGCCGGTGGTATCGCCGAGGGGCGTCCGGTCGCGGCGCGGCCCTCTGGAGCAGCGTTAGGTGGCGGCGCGGCCCTCTGGAGCGGGTCAAAGCCAGCGTTAGGTGGCGGCGCGGCCCTCTGGAGCGGGTCAAAGCCAGCGTTAGGTGGCGGCGCGGCCCTCTGGAGCGGGTCAAAGCCAGCGTTAGGTGGCGGCGCGGCCCTCTGGAGCGGGTCAAAGCCAGCGTTAGGTGGCGGCGCGGCCCTCTGGAGCGGGTCAAAGCCAGCGGTCGGTGGCGGCGCGCCAGGCCAGTTGCATGCGGGTCTGGGCTCCGGCGAGTTCCATGATGTTCGCGACGCGTCGCCGCATGGTCCGCTGGCTGATTCCCAGCCGGGTGGCGATCGACTTGTCCGGCACGCCCGCGACCAGCAGCGAGAGCAGGTAGAGGTCGTCGGGGCCGAGCGGGCAGGGCGTCGTCCCCTCAGGGAAGTCGTCGCCCTTGATGAGGTGGCCGCCCTCAGTGAAGCCTCCGCCCTCAGTGAAGCCTCCGCCCTCAGTGAAGCCTCCGCCAGTGAAGCCGCCCCCCTCGATGAAGCCGCCACTCTCAGTGAAGTCGTCGCCCTCGATGAAGTCGTCGCCCTCGATGAAGCCGTCGCCCTCAGTGAAGTCGCCACTCTCAGTGATCCGAGGCGGCGTCGCCCGCGCCCAGTAGCCCTCGAACGGGTGGTCGAACTGCTCCCGGAGCGCGACGTGGTTGGGCAGGACCTCGACCAGCAGGCCCGCGTCGCGGCGGCGGGCGTTGTCCCTGTACTCCTCGGACAGTCGCTCCACCTCGCGCCGCGCCCGGTCAAGCGCCTGCTGGTGGCGGAGAAGCTGCGAGCCCAGCACGATGTCCGGTGCCACGGCGGTGAACCGCCGCCTGCCGGGAGAGACAGTCCTGACCAGTCCCCTGACCCGCATGGAGACCAGCACCGTCTCCGCCGTCTCGGCATCGATGCCCAGGTTCCCGATGAGGTCGGTGACGTCCGCCTCCGCGGTGGTCACCAGGAACCGGTAGACGCGCTCCTCCACAGGATCGAGCCCGAGGGGTTGCAACATGTCGCAATGATGGCAC
This window contains:
- a CDS encoding helix-turn-helix transcriptional regulator encodes the protein MLQPLGLDPVEERVYRFLVTTAEADVTDLIGNLGIDAETAETVLVSMRVRGLVRTVSPGRRRFTAVAPDIVLGSQLLRHQQALDRARREVERLSEEYRDNARRRDAGLLVEVLPNHVALREQFDHPFEGYWARATPPRITESGDFTEGDGFIEGDDFIEGDDFTESGGFIEGGGFTGGGFTEGGGFTEGGGFTEGGHLIKGDDFPEGTTPCPLGPDDLYLLSLLVAGVPDKSIATRLGISQRTMRRRVANIMELAGAQTRMQLAWRAATDRWL
- a CDS encoding ABC transporter ATP-binding protein, encoding MITFNGVTKRYADGTVAVDNLSLEVPTGEITVFVGPSGCGKTTSLRMINRMIDATEGRILLDGVDVKTIDPPTLRRGIGYVIQQAGLFPHRKIVDNVATVPLLLGWEKKKARDRAMELLERVGLDLKMADRYPFQLSGGQQQRVGVARALAADPPVLLMDEPFSAVDPIVRTSLQEELLRLQAELNKTIVFVTHDIDEAVKLGDRVAVLRVGGRLAQLDDPATLLARPADDFVREFLGRDRGIRRLSFVSAEGIRLRTDLLVPVSTDAASASARAGGEPWLAVLDAGNRPLGWIAARDLPESGGIPADVELAPYGTFVSGRDSLRGALDATLLSPSGNAIAVDGEGRAVGVATREALDEALAEVAGSVGGSVGNVGGSGGSAGGAGSTGAGAGGTGDAGE
- a CDS encoding RNA polymerase sigma factor yields the protein MTQPLLGQRSRDELVAELYDRHAAGLYAYSHDQLGDADSAFDVLVTVLSSVTDTHPPRAALYALARREISLRDIIYSPPVTSLDPVPTLIERVLSELRTHQREVLYLSGVCEMNAAELSWVLDVAVDTADELTVSACRRFAQSLGSALASARIPAHLAEVFGALAVAPVRDVLILAPWVTPPSGLRAAVLGPRAPVVPIARRSTSPLVRQLWPTSPGWPPPSTENGAPTGASAFPAPDHMADDRFPDPFAPRDPDTVSTHEASTEPMPKLGNSVLTALDTATLRPRRRLQRPKPRRAMPMSAPIPGDVLDDAPVRESLFSPLSPEERATRIHTDRLVAAAPRPEAAPVDASPVDPSPVDPSPVDLAPVETPGALSADAPHPPFAGAPVPGQYGDVLGDVLDDVPAAHPHPTAHPAEHPLPGWPLQTDQLDALSDAERHRPLFPVRAARVETPDSGTGRVQPPMPTWATQAQTADPETGRVQPPMPTWATSAADPVQPPAVNWFADAAPSGTETGTETGTGTGTGTGTGTGSAPQTTDETPDETPDETPDETSTALPNWSPRPDHLSTSAGRAQLRLPSWIMRVDEPGDAPLHTVPPNYTAPPDHTPASHYAQWSEPATAPGSDSGAEPAGTDEAGTAWAPESGLDLSGRTGSRRRAGRRAARSHKVPAKVSHHDWAWEVIGFIIAVAIAMIVFFAVPMITTP